Proteins from a genomic interval of Bacteroidota bacterium:
- a CDS encoding anthranilate synthase component I family protein, translating to MSKIKFNTIYKKLLADTITPVSTYLKLRDQFPNSLLLESSDYHSKENNYSYICCEPQFTFKVDGNRAYEFQLNTQIIEFNLNEKNTVVELLKNFVSQFAETESKFPFSDNGIFGYTAYDSIRYFEDIKLEAKEIAYKKIPEMIYSQFRFILVFDHFKNELYIFDHRPLGYTHSAMTIKDVQQLIENRNYASFPFKIDGEEIANLTNEEYMDLVSKGKMHCRIGDVFQIVLSREFKQKFRGDEFNVYRALRAINPSPYLFYFDYGDYKIFGSSPEAQLTVRDGIAAIHPIAGTYRRQDSEKEDRIYAEKLKLDVKENSEHVMLVDLARNDLSRNSSEVEVEVYGEIQYYSHVIHMVSKVIGKINPDSNTIQLAADTFPAGTLSGAPKIKAMQLIDRYENHSRGFYGGAVGYIGLNGDYNHAIIIRSFLSKDNQLIYQAGAGIVVESQEENELNEVNNKIAAVRAAIVKAEEI from the coding sequence ATGAGTAAAATAAAATTTAACACAATTTACAAAAAACTCCTAGCCGATACCATTACACCGGTCAGCACTTATTTGAAATTGAGAGATCAATTCCCAAATTCATTATTGCTCGAGAGTTCGGATTATCACAGCAAGGAAAACAACTACAGTTACATTTGTTGCGAACCTCAGTTTACCTTTAAGGTGGATGGAAACAGGGCCTATGAATTTCAGCTGAACACGCAGATTATCGAATTCAATTTGAATGAAAAGAATACTGTTGTCGAACTGCTTAAGAATTTTGTTTCGCAATTCGCAGAAACAGAATCAAAATTCCCATTTAGCGATAACGGTATTTTCGGCTATACTGCCTACGATTCGATCAGGTATTTTGAGGATATAAAACTAGAAGCAAAAGAAATAGCATACAAGAAAATACCGGAGATGATTTATAGCCAGTTCCGTTTTATATTGGTATTTGATCATTTTAAAAATGAACTGTACATTTTTGACCATCGACCTCTAGGTTATACTCATTCAGCAATGACGATTAAAGATGTTCAGCAGCTTATCGAAAATAGGAATTATGCAAGCTTCCCATTTAAAATTGATGGAGAGGAAATAGCGAATCTGACAAATGAGGAATACATGGATTTGGTTTCCAAAGGCAAAATGCATTGCCGGATCGGGGATGTTTTCCAAATTGTTTTGTCAAGGGAATTTAAACAAAAATTCAGGGGTGATGAATTTAATGTGTACCGCGCATTAAGGGCCATCAACCCTTCTCCTTACTTGTTTTATTTTGATTATGGCGATTATAAAATATTCGGTTCATCGCCCGAGGCACAGTTAACGGTTCGTGATGGCATAGCTGCAATACACCCTATTGCAGGGACATACCGACGTCAGGATTCGGAAAAAGAAGACCGGATTTATGCCGAAAAGCTTAAACTGGACGTGAAGGAAAATTCCGAGCACGTAATGTTGGTCGATCTGGCCAGAAACGATTTGAGCCGTAATTCAAGTGAAGTTGAGGTTGAAGTTTATGGCGAAATCCAATATTATTCGCATGTGATACACATGGTAAGCAAAGTAATAGGGAAGATAAATCCAGATAGTAATACCATTCAGTTGGCGGCCGACACCTTTCCTGCAGGAACCTTAAGTGGAGCCCCAAAAATCAAAGCCATGCAGTTGATCGATCGCTATGAAAATCATTCACGTGGGTTTTATGGAGGAGCAGTTGGCTATATCGGATTGAACGGAGATTATAACCATGCCATCATTATCCGTTCTTTTCTGAGTAAAGACAACCAGTTGATTTATCAGGCAGGAGCCGGAATTGTGGTGGAAAGCCAGGAGGAAAATGAATTAAACGAGGTTAATAACAAGATTGCTGCAGTAAGGGCAGCAATTGTAAAAGCAGAAGAAATATGA
- a CDS encoding aminodeoxychorismate/anthranilate synthase component II, which translates to MNCLIIDNYDSFTYNLVHLVKEIGVIPDVIRNDKFRLEEIAKYDKIILSPGPGVPNDAGFLKQVIKEFAPRKSIFGVCLGQQAIAEVFGGRLINLEQVYHGVVSEIELVMNDYIFEQIPLKFMAGRYHSWVVDPNLPSELETIATDANGQIMALKHKTYDVRGVQFHPESIMTPNGKQIIQNFLNH; encoded by the coding sequence ATGAACTGTTTGATCATCGATAATTACGATTCGTTTACTTACAATTTGGTTCATCTTGTTAAAGAAATTGGGGTAATCCCAGATGTTATTAGAAACGACAAATTCCGTTTGGAAGAAATTGCCAAGTACGACAAAATCATACTATCGCCCGGGCCGGGAGTTCCCAATGATGCAGGTTTTCTAAAGCAAGTTATCAAAGAGTTTGCACCAAGAAAAAGCATTTTTGGCGTTTGTTTAGGGCAACAGGCCATTGCCGAAGTTTTCGGGGGCAGATTGATTAATCTTGAGCAGGTATATCATGGAGTAGTATCTGAAATTGAGCTTGTTATGAATGATTATATTTTCGAGCAAATTCCACTGAAATTCATGGCAGGTCGTTATCACAGCTGGGTTGTCGATCCAAATTTACCTTCAGAATTAGAAACCATCGCTACCGATGCAAATGGACAAATCATGGCGTTAAAGCATAAAACATACGATGTGAGGGGCGTGCAGTTTCATCCCGAAAGTATCATGACCCCCAATGGAAAGCAAATCATTCAAAATTTTCTAAATCATTAA
- the trpD gene encoding anthranilate phosphoribosyltransferase, whose product MKDILNQLFEHQTLDYSQAKNILTDIAEGIYNQSQVTAFLSAYQMRSITVQELSGFRDALLDLSLSIDLSEFDPIDLCGTGGDRKNTFNISTLASFVVAGAGIKVSKHGNYGVSSSCGSSNVMEYFGYKFTSEESILKRQIEESGICFLHAPLFHPAMKFVSPIRRELGIKTFFNMLGPMVNPSKPKKQIVGVYSLELARLYNYLYQQTDHAYYIIHSLDGYDEISLTGKFKLISADKEQILSPQDIHLNSILPHEIYGGDTIVESSKIFMDVLNNNTTQAHKNVVVANAGFAIHCAKSELPLADSFQMARESIESGNALNCFKTLIK is encoded by the coding sequence ATGAAAGATATTTTAAATCAGTTATTCGAACACCAAACCTTGGATTATTCTCAGGCTAAAAATATTCTGACTGATATTGCCGAAGGAATTTATAATCAGAGCCAGGTCACAGCTTTTTTATCAGCTTATCAAATGCGCAGTATTACTGTTCAGGAACTCTCAGGTTTCAGAGATGCACTACTTGATTTGAGTTTGTCAATTGACTTATCAGAATTTGATCCCATTGATTTATGCGGAACGGGAGGAGATCGTAAAAACACCTTTAATATTTCAACACTGGCTTCTTTTGTGGTTGCCGGAGCAGGAATCAAAGTTTCGAAGCACGGGAATTATGGGGTGAGTTCAAGTTGCGGTTCTTCAAATGTAATGGAGTATTTCGGGTATAAATTTACAAGTGAAGAAAGTATTTTAAAAAGGCAAATTGAAGAATCCGGAATTTGCTTTTTACATGCCCCTTTGTTCCACCCGGCCATGAAATTTGTATCTCCAATTCGACGTGAGCTGGGAATTAAAACCTTTTTCAATATGTTGGGTCCGATGGTAAATCCAAGCAAACCCAAAAAGCAAATCGTTGGTGTTTATTCGCTCGAACTGGCTCGTTTGTACAACTATTTATACCAACAAACCGATCATGCGTATTATATCATTCATTCGTTGGATGGTTATGATGAAATTTCTTTAACGGGTAAATTCAAATTAATTTCAGCAGATAAGGAGCAAATCCTAAGTCCTCAGGATATTCATCTTAATTCGATTTTACCTCATGAGATTTATGGGGGTGATACCATTGTGGAATCGTCCAAAATATTTATGGATGTGTTAAATAATAATACAACTCAAGCCCATAAAAATGTGGTTGTTGCGAATGCCGGATTTGCAATCCATTGTGCAAAATCCGAACTGCCCTTAGCTGATAGTTTTCAAATGGCAAGAGAATCAATCGAATCGGGTAATGCTTTAAACTGCTTTAAAACTTTAATTAAGTGA
- the trpC gene encoding indole-3-glycerol phosphate synthase TrpC codes for MTILDKIIEFKKIELKEKKELFPTKRLEKSVYFQTPMVSLSKYLLREDKAGIIAEIKRKSPSKGMIHEYVDIEKISIGYMQAGASAISVLTDQNFFGGSCEYLTIARKFNYCPILRKDFIFDEYQIIEAKSIGADAILLIASVLSPEETKQLAAFANTLGLEVLLEVHSKEQAQKYPNEFTKLVGVNNRNLNDFSVNIQTSIDLAKVIPNDFIKVSESGINDPKNIIQLKSHGFKGFLMGEHFMQSANPHLKCAAFIKLLKKLEEAG; via the coding sequence ATGACAATACTGGATAAAATAATTGAATTCAAGAAAATTGAGTTAAAGGAGAAGAAAGAACTCTTCCCAACAAAAAGATTGGAAAAAAGTGTTTATTTCCAAACACCCATGGTTTCGTTATCAAAATATCTTTTAAGGGAAGATAAAGCAGGAATCATTGCAGAAATTAAACGGAAATCACCGAGTAAGGGAATGATTCACGAATATGTAGATATTGAAAAAATCAGCATCGGGTATATGCAGGCCGGGGCTTCGGCCATTTCGGTTCTGACCGATCAAAACTTTTTTGGCGGATCGTGTGAATATTTGACCATCGCCCGTAAGTTCAACTATTGCCCGATCTTGAGAAAGGATTTTATTTTTGATGAATATCAAATCATCGAAGCCAAAAGCATTGGTGCAGATGCCATTCTTTTGATCGCCTCGGTTTTGAGTCCGGAAGAAACAAAGCAGCTGGCTGCCTTTGCCAATACATTGGGATTAGAAGTTTTGCTTGAAGTTCATAGCAAAGAACAGGCTCAAAAATATCCAAATGAGTTCACAAAACTGGTAGGTGTCAATAATCGAAACCTGAATGATTTTAGTGTTAACATCCAAACTTCTATCGATTTGGCAAAGGTTATTCCCAATGATTTTATTAAAGTAAGCGAAAGCGGGATCAACGATCCGAAAAATATTATCCAACTCAAATCTCATGGATTTAAAGGCTTTTTAATGGGAGAACATTTTATGCAATCGGCCAATCCGCACCTGAAATGTGCAGCCTTTATCAAATTACTTAAAAAACTGGAGGAAGCCGGATGA
- a CDS encoding phosphoribosylanthranilate isomerase → MKIKVCGMKYTENIQAVADLNPDYLGFIFYEKSPRYAVHDLNAMQLSTISGNIQKVGIFVNEEFNAIKQICREFQITTVQLHGDESPELCEKLENAGYAVVKAFGINENFDFGNLQVYVDCCDFFLFDTKTSEYGGSGKKFKWDLLNRYHLKLPFFISGGISLDDLDEIKKIKSEYLYAIDVNSRFEIEAGLKDVTMINLFIKRIRDEF, encoded by the coding sequence ATGAAAATAAAAGTTTGCGGAATGAAGTATACTGAGAATATTCAGGCAGTCGCAGATTTAAATCCCGATTATTTGGGGTTTATTTTCTACGAAAAATCACCAAGATATGCCGTTCACGATTTGAATGCCATGCAGCTTTCAACAATTTCAGGAAATATACAAAAAGTGGGGATTTTTGTAAATGAAGAATTTAATGCGATCAAACAAATTTGCCGTGAATTTCAAATTACAACCGTTCAGTTACATGGCGATGAAAGCCCTGAGCTTTGTGAAAAATTGGAAAATGCTGGGTACGCTGTTGTTAAAGCTTTTGGTATAAATGAAAATTTTGATTTTGGAAATTTACAAGTTTATGTCGATTGCTGTGATTTCTTTTTATTCGACACCAAAACGAGTGAATATGGAGGTTCCGGCAAAAAGTTTAAGTGGGATCTGTTAAATCGATATCATCTTAAGCTTCCATTTTTTATAAGTGGCGGAATTTCATTAGATGATCTGGATGAAATTAAAAAAATCAAAAGTGAATATTTATATGCCATTGATGTGAACAGCCGCTTTGAAATTGAAGCGGGATTAAAAGATGTAACAATGATAAACCTTTTTATAAAGCGGATTAGAGATGAATTTTAA